A part of Aegilops tauschii subsp. strangulata cultivar AL8/78 chromosome 2, Aet v6.0, whole genome shotgun sequence genomic DNA contains:
- the LOC109751853 gene encoding uncharacterized protein isoform X3 has product MKGGRLHRPEPPAPHAAAALPAPAPAPAPADDWVDGSWTVDCSCGVTFDDGEEMVSCDDCSVWVHTRCARYVRGVHTSFSCHNCRHKRAPSSADETEVAELLAELPTHRPPPLYRRWAEVPLPARVHVHGLPGGGVDASLFRGPPSSTAFSAALWRCAGYVPKKFGFRYCEFPSWAEDKDKRAEDKDKDGADALFAMAREKREETAAAPAARLSLPIGNKGNKNAQTLSKKAEGAKEVPPRTDAKTKGASKIAAEADTQDNGFESKGDLNMPDIRHKDQFADITMANSDFKVVVEANKKMKESLELSGEKRSSEGAPRMLKKEEPKESIKLEISSGGRATSAVAEQEAHSRFVKAEVSICKKQIEGSHNVGLQSGIVNAEMDGGTRIHAGSMKVHVGLQKQPNQASSNLQDRERTKATQLINDEHRSDNQSQGIGAGSLTTQRSSAKSISDSGSDLLNSVTKSQMHTIPEQNSALGAQKACTTSSGPTHSHVEISHSLVSAEPSSGGKTGRLMKKEQTRLVTPADSKHDSVKHSAESSKEFSRSSEKVQLKGSLSSAPKSSQTSKSNVPSAKLRVPASKEQSQKTPMTAGTTARSFHGEVPPLHSRNKAMPSNLSQKKDKTHHRFVHVTQEGSTNSASTELRASDATASLSDEQLALLLHQQLNSSPRVPRVTRGQQTGSQMLHQTGASVFSKRSSAHGGRDQAPVLKKRNKDDVALRDNGDNKRSGKVSLVERRHKDYSTERTPSVKDSCRLADNAELEEQNHGMCSNEATTGLEKDDRMDSGLPRSLPGFIDEIISRNRNITYDELCDAIGEHWRDLVKPKGEDYSYSSFLHAVDDCLRTKSEWAHLVYQAPKMNPNKRRKVESDPSSADVMETEKTRNQAERYPGEEGSSESQQGLPRGKRKGRKRSRHEMKSLSSKKRRKITNMDSSSEDAAPPLSNSSSNPMVDESQEDDSSGGDRQPNFAG; this is encoded by the exons ATGAAGGGCGGCCGCCTGCACCGCCCGGAGCCGCCCGCCCCTCACGCGGCCGCGGCCCtgcccgcccccgcccccgccccagCGCCCGCCGACGACTGGGTGGACGGCTCCTGGACGGTGGACTGCTCCTGCGGCGTCACCTTCGACGACGGCGAGGAGATGGTCAGCTGCGACGACTGCAGCGTCTGGGTGCACACGCGGTGCGCGCGCTACGTCCGGGGCGTGCACACCTCCTTCTCCTGCCACAACTGCCGGCACAAGCGCGCCCCCTCCTCCGCCGACGAGACCGAGGTCGCCGAGCTCCTCGCCGAGCTGCCCACCCACCGCCCGCCCCCGCTCTACCGCAGGTGGGCCGAGGTCCCGCTCCCCGCCCGCGTCCACGTGCACGGCCTCCCCGGCGGCGGGGTCGACGCCTCCCTCTTCCGCGGacccccctcctccaccgcctTCTCCGCCGCCCTCTGGCGCTGCGCCGGCTACGTCCCCAAGAAATTCGGCTTCCGCTACTGCGAGTTCCCCTCCTGGGCCGAGGACAAGGACAAGAGGGCCGAGGACAAGGACAAGGACGGCGCCGACGCTCTTTTCGCCATGGCCAGGGAGAAGCGGGAGGAGACGGCGGCAGCTCCAGCGGCCAGATTATCCCTCCCGATTGGGAATAAGGGAAACAAGAATGCTCAAACCCTAAGCAAGAAGGCTGAAGGCGCAAAAGAAGTTCCTCCTAGGACAGATGCTAAGACAAAAG GAGCATCCAAGATCGCCGCAGAGGCTGATACACAGGATAATGGGTTTGAGTCGAAAGGGGATCTTAACATGCCTGATATCAGGCACAAGGATCAGTTTGCCGATATAACCATGGCCAATTCTGATTTTAAAGTAGTTGTTGAAGCTAATAAGAAGATGAAGGAATCCTTGGAACTGAGTGGGGAGAAGAGGAGTTCTGAGGGAGCTCCAAGGATGCTGAAAAAGGAAGAACCTAAGGAGTCTATTAAACTGGAGATCTCCTCTGGAGGTAGAGCTACATCAGCTGTGGCAGAACAAGAAGCACACTCACGGTTTGTCAAGGCAGAG GTTAGCATATGTAAGAAACAAATTGAAGGAAGCCATAATGTGGGCTTACAATCCGGCATAGTGAATGCAG AAATGGATGGAGGTACGCGTATCCATGCTGGTTCCATGAAAGTGCACGTGGGTCTTCAGAAACAACCAAATCAAGCTTCTTCAAATCTGCAG GATCGTGAGAGAACAAAGGCTACCCAGCTCATTAATGATGAGCATAGGAGCGATAATCAGAGTCAAGGGATTGGTGCAGGTTCTTTGACCACTCAAAGAAGTTCAGCCAAGTCTATCTCTGATTCAGGCTCTGACCTTCTAAATTCCGTGACAAAAAGTCAGATGCACACAATACCTGAGCAAAACTCAGCTTTAGGTGCTCAGAAAGCTTGCACAACCTCTTCTGGTCCTACACATTCCCATGTTGAGATATCACACTCTTTAGTTTCAGCAGAACCATCATCAGGAGGGAAGACTGGCCGTTTAATGAAAAAGGAACAGACGAGGTTGGTTACTCCTGCTGATAGCAAACATGATTCTGTGAAGCATTCTGCTGAGAGTTCCAAAGAATTTAGTAGGTCCTCTGAGAAAGTTCAACTGAAAGGCTCCCTTTCTTCTGCACCAAAGTCATCTCAAACAAGCAAATCAAATGTGCCTTCAGCCAAACTTAGAGTACCGGCCTCAAAGGAGCAGTCACAAAAGACACCTATGACAGCTGGCACCACAGCAAGATCATTCCATGGAGAAGTGCCACCATTGCATTCTCGGAACAAGGCAATGCCTTCCAATTTATCCCAGAAAAAAGACAAGACCCATCACCGCTTTGTTCATGTCACACAAGAGGGATCTACTAATTCAGCATCAACTGAGTTGCGAGCCTCTGATGCGACAGCTTCATTGAGTGATGAACAG CTGGCGTTGTTATTACATCAACAATTAAATAGCTCCCCAAGAGTACCAAGGGTGACACGTGGCCAACAAACAGGTAGCCAGATGCTACATCAAACTGGAGCGTCTGTTTTTTCCAAGCGGTCTTCAGCACATGGAGGAAGGGATCAAGCACCG GTGTTAAAGAAGCGAAACAAAGATGACGTCGCATTGAGAGATAATGGTGACAACAAGAGGTCAGGAAAGGTGTCTCTTGTTGAACGAAGGCATAAAGATTATAGCACCGAACGTACTCCTTCTGTGAAGGACTCATGCAGATTAGCTGACAATGCAGAATTGGAAGAGCAAAATCATGGTATGTGTTCAAACGAAGCTACCACTGGGTTAGAAAAGGACGATCGGATGGATAGCGGTCTTCCGCGCAGTTTACCTG GATTCATTGATGAAATCATCAGTAGGAACAGAAATATAACATATGACGAACTGTGTGATGCTATCGGTGAG CATTGGAGGGATTTAGTTAAACCCAAAGGAGAAGATTATTCATATTCCAGCTTTTTGCATGCTGTCGATGATTGTCTCAGGACAAAGAGCGAGTGGGCTCACCTTGTTTACCAGGCTCCAAAG ATGAATCCGAATAAACGACGTAAGGTGGAAAGCGACCCTTCATCGGCCGATGTAATGGAAACAGAGAAGACAAGAAACCAGGCTGAAAGATATCCGGGAGAAGAGGGTAGTTCCGAGTCGCAACAAGGTCTGCCAAGGGGCAAAAGGAAGGGTCGGAAACGCTCCCGTCATGAAATGAAATCCTTGAGTTCCAAGAAGAGGAGGAAGATAACGAACATGGATTCATCCTCGGAGGATGCTGCTCCCCCCTTGTCTAATTCCAGCAGCAACCCCA
- the LOC109751853 gene encoding uncharacterized protein isoform X2: protein MKGGRLHRPEPPAPHAAAALPAPAPAPAPADDWVDGSWTVDCSCGVTFDDGEEMVSCDDCSVWVHTRCARYVRGVHTSFSCHNCRHKRAPSSADETEVAELLAELPTHRPPPLYRRWAEVPLPARVHVHGLPGGGVDASLFRGPPSSTAFSAALWRCAGYVPKKFGFRYCEFPSWAEDKDKRAEDKDKDGADALFAMAREKREETAAAPAARLSLPIGNKGNKNAQTLSKKAEGAKEVPPRTDAKTKGASKIAAEADTQDNGFESKGDLNMPDIRHKDQFADITMANSDFKVVVEANKKMKESLELSGEKRSSEGAPRMLKKEEPKESIKLEISSGGRATSAVAEQEAHSRFVKAEVSICKKQIEGSHNVGLQSGIVNAEMDGGTRIHAGSMKVHVGLQKQPNQASSNLQVPASVLALPIQSKSKSIKRGVNFQDRERTKATQLINDEHRSDNQSQGIGAGSLTTQRSSAKSISDSGSDLLNSVTKSQMHTIPEQNSALGAQKACTTSSGPTHSHVEISHSLVSAEPSSGGKTGRLMKKEQTRLVTPADSKHDSVKHSAESSKEFSRSSEKVQLKGSLSSAPKSSQTSKSNVPSAKLRVPASKEQSQKTPMTAGTTARSFHGEVPPLHSRNKAMPSNLSQKKDKTHHRFVHVTQEGSTNSASTELRASDATASLSDEQLALLLHQQLNSSPRVPRVTRGQQTGSQMLHQTGASVFSKRSSAHGGRDQAPKRNKDDVALRDNGDNKRSGKVSLVERRHKDYSTERTPSVKDSCRLADNAELEEQNHGMCSNEATTGLEKDDRMDSGLPRSLPGFIDEIISRNRNITYDELCDAIGEHWRDLVKPKGEDYSYSSFLHAVDDCLRTKSEWAHLVYQAPKMNPNKRRKVESDPSSADVMETEKTRNQAERYPGEEGSSESQQGLPRGKRKGRKRSRHEMKSLSSKKRRKITNMDSSSEDAAPPLSNSSSNPMVDESQEDDSSGGDRQPNFAG, encoded by the exons ATGAAGGGCGGCCGCCTGCACCGCCCGGAGCCGCCCGCCCCTCACGCGGCCGCGGCCCtgcccgcccccgcccccgccccagCGCCCGCCGACGACTGGGTGGACGGCTCCTGGACGGTGGACTGCTCCTGCGGCGTCACCTTCGACGACGGCGAGGAGATGGTCAGCTGCGACGACTGCAGCGTCTGGGTGCACACGCGGTGCGCGCGCTACGTCCGGGGCGTGCACACCTCCTTCTCCTGCCACAACTGCCGGCACAAGCGCGCCCCCTCCTCCGCCGACGAGACCGAGGTCGCCGAGCTCCTCGCCGAGCTGCCCACCCACCGCCCGCCCCCGCTCTACCGCAGGTGGGCCGAGGTCCCGCTCCCCGCCCGCGTCCACGTGCACGGCCTCCCCGGCGGCGGGGTCGACGCCTCCCTCTTCCGCGGacccccctcctccaccgcctTCTCCGCCGCCCTCTGGCGCTGCGCCGGCTACGTCCCCAAGAAATTCGGCTTCCGCTACTGCGAGTTCCCCTCCTGGGCCGAGGACAAGGACAAGAGGGCCGAGGACAAGGACAAGGACGGCGCCGACGCTCTTTTCGCCATGGCCAGGGAGAAGCGGGAGGAGACGGCGGCAGCTCCAGCGGCCAGATTATCCCTCCCGATTGGGAATAAGGGAAACAAGAATGCTCAAACCCTAAGCAAGAAGGCTGAAGGCGCAAAAGAAGTTCCTCCTAGGACAGATGCTAAGACAAAAG GAGCATCCAAGATCGCCGCAGAGGCTGATACACAGGATAATGGGTTTGAGTCGAAAGGGGATCTTAACATGCCTGATATCAGGCACAAGGATCAGTTTGCCGATATAACCATGGCCAATTCTGATTTTAAAGTAGTTGTTGAAGCTAATAAGAAGATGAAGGAATCCTTGGAACTGAGTGGGGAGAAGAGGAGTTCTGAGGGAGCTCCAAGGATGCTGAAAAAGGAAGAACCTAAGGAGTCTATTAAACTGGAGATCTCCTCTGGAGGTAGAGCTACATCAGCTGTGGCAGAACAAGAAGCACACTCACGGTTTGTCAAGGCAGAG GTTAGCATATGTAAGAAACAAATTGAAGGAAGCCATAATGTGGGCTTACAATCCGGCATAGTGAATGCAG AAATGGATGGAGGTACGCGTATCCATGCTGGTTCCATGAAAGTGCACGTGGGTCTTCAGAAACAACCAAATCAAGCTTCTTCAAATCTGCAGGTTCCTGCTAGTGTACTAGCTTTGCCGATTCAGTCAAAATCAAAGAGTATTAAGAGAGGGGTTAATTTTCAGGATCGTGAGAGAACAAAGGCTACCCAGCTCATTAATGATGAGCATAGGAGCGATAATCAGAGTCAAGGGATTGGTGCAGGTTCTTTGACCACTCAAAGAAGTTCAGCCAAGTCTATCTCTGATTCAGGCTCTGACCTTCTAAATTCCGTGACAAAAAGTCAGATGCACACAATACCTGAGCAAAACTCAGCTTTAGGTGCTCAGAAAGCTTGCACAACCTCTTCTGGTCCTACACATTCCCATGTTGAGATATCACACTCTTTAGTTTCAGCAGAACCATCATCAGGAGGGAAGACTGGCCGTTTAATGAAAAAGGAACAGACGAGGTTGGTTACTCCTGCTGATAGCAAACATGATTCTGTGAAGCATTCTGCTGAGAGTTCCAAAGAATTTAGTAGGTCCTCTGAGAAAGTTCAACTGAAAGGCTCCCTTTCTTCTGCACCAAAGTCATCTCAAACAAGCAAATCAAATGTGCCTTCAGCCAAACTTAGAGTACCGGCCTCAAAGGAGCAGTCACAAAAGACACCTATGACAGCTGGCACCACAGCAAGATCATTCCATGGAGAAGTGCCACCATTGCATTCTCGGAACAAGGCAATGCCTTCCAATTTATCCCAGAAAAAAGACAAGACCCATCACCGCTTTGTTCATGTCACACAAGAGGGATCTACTAATTCAGCATCAACTGAGTTGCGAGCCTCTGATGCGACAGCTTCATTGAGTGATGAACAG CTGGCGTTGTTATTACATCAACAATTAAATAGCTCCCCAAGAGTACCAAGGGTGACACGTGGCCAACAAACAGGTAGCCAGATGCTACATCAAACTGGAGCGTCTGTTTTTTCCAAGCGGTCTTCAGCACATGGAGGAAGGGATCAAGCACCG AAGCGAAACAAAGATGACGTCGCATTGAGAGATAATGGTGACAACAAGAGGTCAGGAAAGGTGTCTCTTGTTGAACGAAGGCATAAAGATTATAGCACCGAACGTACTCCTTCTGTGAAGGACTCATGCAGATTAGCTGACAATGCAGAATTGGAAGAGCAAAATCATGGTATGTGTTCAAACGAAGCTACCACTGGGTTAGAAAAGGACGATCGGATGGATAGCGGTCTTCCGCGCAGTTTACCTG GATTCATTGATGAAATCATCAGTAGGAACAGAAATATAACATATGACGAACTGTGTGATGCTATCGGTGAG CATTGGAGGGATTTAGTTAAACCCAAAGGAGAAGATTATTCATATTCCAGCTTTTTGCATGCTGTCGATGATTGTCTCAGGACAAAGAGCGAGTGGGCTCACCTTGTTTACCAGGCTCCAAAG ATGAATCCGAATAAACGACGTAAGGTGGAAAGCGACCCTTCATCGGCCGATGTAATGGAAACAGAGAAGACAAGAAACCAGGCTGAAAGATATCCGGGAGAAGAGGGTAGTTCCGAGTCGCAACAAGGTCTGCCAAGGGGCAAAAGGAAGGGTCGGAAACGCTCCCGTCATGAAATGAAATCCTTGAGTTCCAAGAAGAGGAGGAAGATAACGAACATGGATTCATCCTCGGAGGATGCTGCTCCCCCCTTGTCTAATTCCAGCAGCAACCCCA
- the LOC109751853 gene encoding uncharacterized protein isoform X1 has translation MKGGRLHRPEPPAPHAAAALPAPAPAPAPADDWVDGSWTVDCSCGVTFDDGEEMVSCDDCSVWVHTRCARYVRGVHTSFSCHNCRHKRAPSSADETEVAELLAELPTHRPPPLYRRWAEVPLPARVHVHGLPGGGVDASLFRGPPSSTAFSAALWRCAGYVPKKFGFRYCEFPSWAEDKDKRAEDKDKDGADALFAMAREKREETAAAPAARLSLPIGNKGNKNAQTLSKKAEGAKEVPPRTDAKTKGASKIAAEADTQDNGFESKGDLNMPDIRHKDQFADITMANSDFKVVVEANKKMKESLELSGEKRSSEGAPRMLKKEEPKESIKLEISSGGRATSAVAEQEAHSRFVKAEVSICKKQIEGSHNVGLQSGIVNAEMDGGTRIHAGSMKVHVGLQKQPNQASSNLQVPASVLALPIQSKSKSIKRGVNFQDRERTKATQLINDEHRSDNQSQGIGAGSLTTQRSSAKSISDSGSDLLNSVTKSQMHTIPEQNSALGAQKACTTSSGPTHSHVEISHSLVSAEPSSGGKTGRLMKKEQTRLVTPADSKHDSVKHSAESSKEFSRSSEKVQLKGSLSSAPKSSQTSKSNVPSAKLRVPASKEQSQKTPMTAGTTARSFHGEVPPLHSRNKAMPSNLSQKKDKTHHRFVHVTQEGSTNSASTELRASDATASLSDEQLALLLHQQLNSSPRVPRVTRGQQTGSQMLHQTGASVFSKRSSAHGGRDQAPVLKKRNKDDVALRDNGDNKRSGKVSLVERRHKDYSTERTPSVKDSCRLADNAELEEQNHGMCSNEATTGLEKDDRMDSGLPRSLPGFIDEIISRNRNITYDELCDAIGEHWRDLVKPKGEDYSYSSFLHAVDDCLRTKSEWAHLVYQAPKMNPNKRRKVESDPSSADVMETEKTRNQAERYPGEEGSSESQQGLPRGKRKGRKRSRHEMKSLSSKKRRKITNMDSSSEDAAPPLSNSSSNPMVDESQEDDSSGGDRQPNFAG, from the exons ATGAAGGGCGGCCGCCTGCACCGCCCGGAGCCGCCCGCCCCTCACGCGGCCGCGGCCCtgcccgcccccgcccccgccccagCGCCCGCCGACGACTGGGTGGACGGCTCCTGGACGGTGGACTGCTCCTGCGGCGTCACCTTCGACGACGGCGAGGAGATGGTCAGCTGCGACGACTGCAGCGTCTGGGTGCACACGCGGTGCGCGCGCTACGTCCGGGGCGTGCACACCTCCTTCTCCTGCCACAACTGCCGGCACAAGCGCGCCCCCTCCTCCGCCGACGAGACCGAGGTCGCCGAGCTCCTCGCCGAGCTGCCCACCCACCGCCCGCCCCCGCTCTACCGCAGGTGGGCCGAGGTCCCGCTCCCCGCCCGCGTCCACGTGCACGGCCTCCCCGGCGGCGGGGTCGACGCCTCCCTCTTCCGCGGacccccctcctccaccgcctTCTCCGCCGCCCTCTGGCGCTGCGCCGGCTACGTCCCCAAGAAATTCGGCTTCCGCTACTGCGAGTTCCCCTCCTGGGCCGAGGACAAGGACAAGAGGGCCGAGGACAAGGACAAGGACGGCGCCGACGCTCTTTTCGCCATGGCCAGGGAGAAGCGGGAGGAGACGGCGGCAGCTCCAGCGGCCAGATTATCCCTCCCGATTGGGAATAAGGGAAACAAGAATGCTCAAACCCTAAGCAAGAAGGCTGAAGGCGCAAAAGAAGTTCCTCCTAGGACAGATGCTAAGACAAAAG GAGCATCCAAGATCGCCGCAGAGGCTGATACACAGGATAATGGGTTTGAGTCGAAAGGGGATCTTAACATGCCTGATATCAGGCACAAGGATCAGTTTGCCGATATAACCATGGCCAATTCTGATTTTAAAGTAGTTGTTGAAGCTAATAAGAAGATGAAGGAATCCTTGGAACTGAGTGGGGAGAAGAGGAGTTCTGAGGGAGCTCCAAGGATGCTGAAAAAGGAAGAACCTAAGGAGTCTATTAAACTGGAGATCTCCTCTGGAGGTAGAGCTACATCAGCTGTGGCAGAACAAGAAGCACACTCACGGTTTGTCAAGGCAGAG GTTAGCATATGTAAGAAACAAATTGAAGGAAGCCATAATGTGGGCTTACAATCCGGCATAGTGAATGCAG AAATGGATGGAGGTACGCGTATCCATGCTGGTTCCATGAAAGTGCACGTGGGTCTTCAGAAACAACCAAATCAAGCTTCTTCAAATCTGCAGGTTCCTGCTAGTGTACTAGCTTTGCCGATTCAGTCAAAATCAAAGAGTATTAAGAGAGGGGTTAATTTTCAGGATCGTGAGAGAACAAAGGCTACCCAGCTCATTAATGATGAGCATAGGAGCGATAATCAGAGTCAAGGGATTGGTGCAGGTTCTTTGACCACTCAAAGAAGTTCAGCCAAGTCTATCTCTGATTCAGGCTCTGACCTTCTAAATTCCGTGACAAAAAGTCAGATGCACACAATACCTGAGCAAAACTCAGCTTTAGGTGCTCAGAAAGCTTGCACAACCTCTTCTGGTCCTACACATTCCCATGTTGAGATATCACACTCTTTAGTTTCAGCAGAACCATCATCAGGAGGGAAGACTGGCCGTTTAATGAAAAAGGAACAGACGAGGTTGGTTACTCCTGCTGATAGCAAACATGATTCTGTGAAGCATTCTGCTGAGAGTTCCAAAGAATTTAGTAGGTCCTCTGAGAAAGTTCAACTGAAAGGCTCCCTTTCTTCTGCACCAAAGTCATCTCAAACAAGCAAATCAAATGTGCCTTCAGCCAAACTTAGAGTACCGGCCTCAAAGGAGCAGTCACAAAAGACACCTATGACAGCTGGCACCACAGCAAGATCATTCCATGGAGAAGTGCCACCATTGCATTCTCGGAACAAGGCAATGCCTTCCAATTTATCCCAGAAAAAAGACAAGACCCATCACCGCTTTGTTCATGTCACACAAGAGGGATCTACTAATTCAGCATCAACTGAGTTGCGAGCCTCTGATGCGACAGCTTCATTGAGTGATGAACAG CTGGCGTTGTTATTACATCAACAATTAAATAGCTCCCCAAGAGTACCAAGGGTGACACGTGGCCAACAAACAGGTAGCCAGATGCTACATCAAACTGGAGCGTCTGTTTTTTCCAAGCGGTCTTCAGCACATGGAGGAAGGGATCAAGCACCG GTGTTAAAGAAGCGAAACAAAGATGACGTCGCATTGAGAGATAATGGTGACAACAAGAGGTCAGGAAAGGTGTCTCTTGTTGAACGAAGGCATAAAGATTATAGCACCGAACGTACTCCTTCTGTGAAGGACTCATGCAGATTAGCTGACAATGCAGAATTGGAAGAGCAAAATCATGGTATGTGTTCAAACGAAGCTACCACTGGGTTAGAAAAGGACGATCGGATGGATAGCGGTCTTCCGCGCAGTTTACCTG GATTCATTGATGAAATCATCAGTAGGAACAGAAATATAACATATGACGAACTGTGTGATGCTATCGGTGAG CATTGGAGGGATTTAGTTAAACCCAAAGGAGAAGATTATTCATATTCCAGCTTTTTGCATGCTGTCGATGATTGTCTCAGGACAAAGAGCGAGTGGGCTCACCTTGTTTACCAGGCTCCAAAG ATGAATCCGAATAAACGACGTAAGGTGGAAAGCGACCCTTCATCGGCCGATGTAATGGAAACAGAGAAGACAAGAAACCAGGCTGAAAGATATCCGGGAGAAGAGGGTAGTTCCGAGTCGCAACAAGGTCTGCCAAGGGGCAAAAGGAAGGGTCGGAAACGCTCCCGTCATGAAATGAAATCCTTGAGTTCCAAGAAGAGGAGGAAGATAACGAACATGGATTCATCCTCGGAGGATGCTGCTCCCCCCTTGTCTAATTCCAGCAGCAACCCCA